The stretch of DNA TATGTTTTAGACGGCCCTGTTCCTTCATGTATTTTCCGCAAATGAACATAATTTGGTCACCATCTACTATATTTCCTTTTTCATCAATTGCAATTAATCGGTCTCCATCACCATCAAAGGATAAGCCTACATCAGCACCCTTTTCCTTTAGCATTACCGCTAAGGCTTCTGGATGTGTTGAACCCACTCCAGCATTAATATTAATACCATTTGGTGATGCACCCATAACCGAAATATCTGCATCCAAATCAGCAAATAGGTGTGTGGCAAGTGAAGAAGTAGCCCCATGAGCACAATCTAGGGCAATATGGATTCCAGAGAAATCTTCATCCACTGTATTTTTTAAGTATTGTAGGTACTTTTGGCCACCTTCAAAATAATCCATCACTTGGCCTAACTCCGCACCAACTGGTCTAGGTAATTGATCTTCATCCATGTCAATTAATTCTTCAATTTCAAGTTCTTGTTCATCAGAAAGCTTAAAACCATCTGGACCAAAGAATTTGATTCCATTGTCGGCCACAGGATTGTGTGAAGCAGAAATCATTACCCCTGCTTCAGCTCCCAACGCCTTTGTTAGATAAGATACCCCAGGAGTTGAGATAACGCCTAAACGCATTACCTCTGCACCAATTGAAAGTAAACCAGCTACCAATGCACCTTCTAGCATATGGCCGGAAACACGAGTATCACGCCCAATTAGCACTTTGGGTCTGTCCTTATCCTTTGTTAATACAAAACCGCCGAAACGTCCTAATTTAAACGCTAATTCAGGTGTTAATTCACTATTTGCAACGCCGCGGACGCCATCGGTACCAAAGTATTTTCCCATTATCAAAATCGCTCCTTATCATGTATACTGCTGTGAGTTTATGCGTTGTCTTTTGTTATCGTTATATTTGCAGATGATTTATCAGGTTTCCAATTTACATTGGGTGGACCATTCACTTGTATAGGAACGTTATGCTCACCTTCTGTAAGGCCGGTTACGTCAATGAATATTGTAAAATTGTTTGACCCTAATCCATTTACTATGGAGCCTGATCCAAATACTAATAAATTTATTACTCGATTTGACGGATCATTGATAACTGCCTCATATTGTTCGGATAACCCCTCAACATTTATCGGGATATCAGAAACAGTCTTCTCTTCCTCGCTATTTACAACCACTGTCACTTTTACCGTTTCAGGGGTCACCTTTGTAATTCCGTTCGAAATAATAACTGGTAATGTAAGAGTCGTACTTTCCGTTATATTACTTACATCTACTTCTACACGGACATTGTCAGTTTCTTTTAATACATCCTCGTCTGCGGAAATGACTGCTTCCTCAACATCTAAACTAATTGATTCAATCGTTACCCCTTCTTGCGGAGTGCCTTTTTCAATGATGTTAATTGGAACTGTTTTTGTGTTGCTTTTTACAGGTATAGTAACTTCTACCGTTTCTGGCTCCACGATTACATCCAGTTTATTTAATTCTTTGTCCAATACCTGTACCTGTGCTTCTTTTGTCACAGTAGTATCGAGGAGATTTCTACCATCAAGTACTGCCTTTACATATGTAATTTTATCGATTACATCTTTAGCGCCGGTGATCTTAACCTTATTTGGCTTAACGGCAGGTTGTCCCGCTGAATATCCATCTTTTATCAAATCATTATCAAATTCAGCTTCCACCGTAAACTCAGTGGTCACTTTTTCTTGGATTGCTACCGTTACTGTATCTGGTTTGATCGTTGCTTTTAATTTATCAGATAAGCCGCTAACTTCTAATTTCACTTTTTGATTTCCGATTTTTGCATTGGTTATATCAACAAATACCTCAAAATTTTTCAAAGCTTTGGCTGATTGCACATGAGGGATTGGACCTTCAATGGTTACCTCCACCGTTTCAGGTACTCCTGTTACTACAAGGTTTTCCACGTCATAGTAAGCTTTTACAGGAATATCAGCCAAAATCTCGGATGTATTTCCCCCTGGTACATTGATTTCGTTAGACTTACTCCCAGAATTCGGGACGGCAGAATAAAGGAGGATTGCCAGTAAAATGGCCAATATTTTAATAAACCAAGGATTATCCATCAATTTATCCATTATTCTTTCCCCTCCAGTTCCAACGAGCTGAAGAAGCTTGCTTATCTTTTGTGCTAGTTACAATCAAGTCATGAGAGATTAACTCTTTAAAACCATCTAAAGATAGATTTCTGTGTAGTTCACCATTTTTTGTCAAAGAAATATTTCCTGTCTCTTCTGAAACGACTACTGTAATACTGTCTGTTACCTCACTTATTCCTAGGGCAGCACGATGTCTTGTACCGAGTTCCTTTGAGATAAAAGGGCTTTCTGACAAAGGAAGATAACAAGCGGCAGCTGCTACATTATTCTTTTGAATGATGACAGCTCCATCATGGAGCGGAGTATTCGGAATAAAGATATTTATGAGTAATTCAGATGATATTTTAGCGTCTAATGGAATACCTGTTTCGATATAATCGCTCATCCCTGTTTCCCGCTCAATAGAGATCAAGGCACCAATACGACGTTTTGCCATATAATCTGTTGCTTTAACGATTGCGTCCACCATTTTCTCTTGTTCCTCGTCATCAGGCCCGCTGCTTCTCGAAAAAAACCGCCCCCTGCCTAATTGCTCAAGGGCTCTTCTAAGTTCTGGCTGAAAAATGATGATAATGGCCAGGAAACCCCAATCTATTGCCTGCTGCATTAACCAGCTGAGGGTGTTTAAACCAAAAAACTCACTAACAACTCTTACAAGGAGAATTACAACGATTCCTTTTAATAATTGTACAGCTTTCGTTCCTTTTATTAGGTTTAATAACTTATAAATGACATACGAAACAAGGAGAATATCAACAATACTAGCTAAGTACTTCCATAAAGTAAAATCTTCAAAAAACGGCATTGTTTTTCCTCCGTAAATTTGTCTAACTAATAACCAATACATTATACCATAAATGTAACTTGTACCTATTATTTGTCATTAAGTTACTTAACATTAAAAAAGAAAATCACTCACTATGAGTGACTTTCTATTATTATTCTTCATTTTTATTAAAGATATCAATTACGTCAAAAGCTGTCTTTTTCATGTGATACCAAATCCAATCAAATACTTCATTAACCTCTTCAATTTGACCTGTTACATGTCCAGCAGAAGCTAAATACTTTTCACCATTTATGACCGTTACATCTCCTTGAACTTCACCTTCAATTTTTAAGGTTCCGTTTCGAACAATTACATCCCCCTTAACGACCTCTCCAGCAGGGACAATCACTGTATCATTTTGTACCAATAAATTTTCCTGTTTGGAAACAGAAAATTCTCGTTCTTGATTCCAAGTTGAAAATACACTCCCCAGCATCAATACCAAAAATAGAGATGCAGCAGCAATTAGCGGATGATTACGTAACCATCTTTGCATGCCGACCTTTTTCTTTTCCTTTGGCAGGCTGGCCATCACTTTAGCTGTAAAATTGGGAGGAGCATGCATTCTAGATGTTCCTTTTACAACAGCAATTGTTTTCTTGTATTCATTGAACAGTGTCTCACAGTCCTTGCAGTCTTTGAGGTGTTCTCTTAAAATCATCTCGTTTGGAGGATCAATTTCATCATCTAGATATTCATGCATTAAGTTAACGATTTCATCATTACACTTCAACGTGTTTCACCTCTTATTAAACATAACGTAATTGTTGTCGCAATGCTTCGCGTCCACGATGGATACGCGTTTTGACTGTGCCTAATGGCATATCAAGGATTTCACTTATTTCATTTAGTGACAACTCTTCAATGTATTTTAGAACAATAACAGACCTGTACTTTTCTGGCAACTTTAAGATTTCTTTTTGCACGGTTTCTTGGAGCTCAAGACTTTCTAATTCATTCTCAGGTAAAGGTGCATTCGATGAAAGCTGTGAATACATAGTAAGACCGTCCGTTCCTGAGACCTCTGCATCTAAATAGTAGTCTGGCTTTTTCTTTCTTATCCTGTCAATACATAAGTTTGTAGCTATCCGAAATAACCAAGTTGAAAATTTTAAATCCTGATTAAAAGATTTAATATTAACATATGCACGGATAAAGGCTTCCTGTGCAACATCCTCTGCCTCATGACGATTCCCTAACATCCTATAACCAAGTTGATAAATACTATTACTATAGATTTCAACAATTTCAGCAAATGCGTCCTGATCGCCTTTTATTACTTGTTTAATTCTTTTTTTTATAAGGGCATCCATTTATTTTTCTCAGCTCCAATGCGGCTATACAATCTTACGAATCAATAGCAAAAAAGTTTCACTATAAATAATATCTTCTTACACACTCTTAATATTAACAAAAATTTACTTATTTGGATAAAGGAATGCTTATTTGTTTTTGCAGGAACTAAAGAATGTGAAAATAATAAAGCAGCTTTCTAGGAAAGCTGCTGCTTAGTGATTATAATAATTTTTCACCGAACAATGAGCCCATCAGTTCAACAGCAGCTCTTGCGGTTTTGTTTTTTTCATCTAGGATTGGGTTAACTTCTACAAATTCTGCTGAAGTTATGATTTGTGCCTCTTCAAGCATCTCCATTGCCAAATGACTCTCACGGTAACTAATTCCTCCCATAACCGGAGTTCCTACACCTGGAGCATCGTTAGGGTCAAGTCCATCTAGATCTAGTGATAAGTGAACGCCATCCGTTCTTTCTTTTAGATAGGCAATCGTTTCCTCTATCACTTGTGCCATTCCTAGTCGATCAATCTCATGCATCGTATAAACTTTAATGCCTCTTTCTTTAATTAAAATCTTTTCACCTTCATCAAGGGCTCTAGCACCTATGATGACAACGTTCTCAGGTTTCACTTTTGGGGTATAACCTCCGATATCTGTTAAAGAACGATGACCAATTCCTAAACTTGCAGCTAAAGGCATACCATGTATATTTCCAGAAGGCGATGTTTCTGCGGTATTTAAATCACCATGTGCGTCATACCAAATAACCCCAAGGTTCTTATAATGTTTAGAAACACCAGCTAATGTTCCAATCGCAATACTATGGTCTCCTCCCAACACAAGCGGGAATGAACCTGACTGAATGACCTCATCAACTTTTTCTGCAAGCAAGGTACTTTTTTCAGATACAAGATCTAAATTCCTTAAGTTAGATTCTTTATCAATTACCACTTCAGGTCTTCCAATGGGTATGTCACCCATGTCATGAATTTCATCAAATAACGGTTTAAGTCTTTCATTTATCCCCGCGTATCGAATAGCGCTAGGCCCCATATCCACTCCACGTCTCATTTGACCTAAATCCATCGGCATACCAATTATAGATAGTTTTCTCATTACTCTACCTCCACCCCTTCATTAGTTACTATTTTAACCGTTTTCAAACCAATGACTCAACTCGACAAAATTATGTATATATATACGTAGTTTGAATTTAGAGACCGCTTCTTAATTATATATGAGTAATTCAACAAAAATAAAAAAGCCTTAAATCCGAATGATTTAAGGCGAAGTTTAATATGTAGTGTGATGGTTATTTTGACTAGCAAAAAACCTTAGTTATTTCTTTACAGAAATAACTTGGTGGAGCCTAGCGGGATCGAACCGCTGACCTCCTGCGTGCAAAGCAGGCGCTCTCCCAGCTGAGCTAAGGCCCCATATGGAGTGAAAGACGGATTTCAATGCGAACGACTCTCACCATGGCAAGATGGATTCTGACACTGACACCTAAGTACTTCCGCTTTTCATAGATAAAGACCCTTAGAGATATAAATCTCTTGGGGTCAATTTGTAAAATAATGAGCCATGAAGGACTCGAACCTTCGACCCTCTGATTAAAAGTCAGATGCTCTACCAACTGAGCTAATGGCTCTTGGCTGGGCTAGCTGGATTTGAACCAACGCATGTCGCAGTCAAAGTGCGATGCCTTACCGCTTGGCTATAGCCCAATGTTAAGGACATTAACTAGTTTGTCCAACATTTAATAAAAATATAAGTGGTGGAGGGGGACGGATTCGAACCGCCGAACCCGGAGGGAGCGGATTTACAGTCCGCCGCGTTTAGCCACTTCGCTACCCCTCCACTTATTAACACTGCTTTAAATTCCTTCCAGAATTTTCCGCATACTTCCATTGATGGTAATTCAGGAAGCAATATGCATGGTGCCGGCGAGAGGACTTGAACCCCCAACCTACTGATTACAAGTCAGTTGCTCTACCAATTGAGCTACCCCGGCACAGAATAAGTCTTAATTTCACTTCGTAAAAAAATTATGGTGGAGGATGACGGGATCGAACCGCCGACCCTCTGCTTGTAAGGCAGATGCTCTCCCAGCTGAGCTAATCCTCCATGCTAATGGAAATTTCTATTCGTTATCGCAAAAAAATTGGTGACCCCTACGGGATTCGAACCCGTGTTACCTCCGTGAAAGGGAGGTGTCTTAACCACTTGACCAAGGGGCCGTATAAATTAAAAATAGGAAAGCTTCCAAGCGGGCTCGAACCGCTGACCTCTTCCTTACCATGGAAGTGCTCTACCTACTGAGCTATGGAAGCATAGCTAATTTTCATTTAAATAAAAATGGCTCCGCAGGTAGGACTCGAACCTACGACCGATCGGTTAACAGCCGATAGCTCTACCACTGAGCTACTGCGGAATAATATTAAAGGCCTGGCAACGTCCTACTCTCACAGGGACAAAGTCCCAACTACCATCGGCGCTGAGAAGCTTAACTTCCGTGTTCGGTATGGGAACGGGTGTGACCTTCTCGCCATTATTACCAGACCTATTTTTCTCAAAGACATTTTCTATTATACTGTCTTTCAGAGAAATTTCAAGAGGTTTTTGAAAAAAAATCATTCCCTCAAAACTAGATAATTTCAGAAGAAGTTTGTAAAACAAGTTTCGCCTTTAAAAATTGGTTAAGTCCTCGAACGATTAGTATCAGTCAGCTCCACATGTTACCACGCTTCCACCTCTGACCTATCAACCTGATCATCTTTCAGGGTTCTTACTAGCTTGACGCTATGGGAAATCTCATCTTGAGGGGGGCTTCATGCTTAGATGCTTTCAGCACTTATCCCGTCCGCACATAGCTACCCAGCGATGCCTTTGGCAAGACAACTGGTACACCAGCGGTGCGTCCATCCCGGTCCTCTCGTACTAAGGACAGCTCCTCTCAAATTTCCTGCGCCCACGACGGATAGGGACCGAACTGTCTCACGACGTTCTGAACCCAGCTCGCGTACCGCTTTAATGGGCGAACAGCCCAACCCTTGGGACCGACTACAGCCCCAGGATGCGATGAGCCGACATCGAGGTGCCAAACCTCCCCGTCGATGTGGACTCTTGGGGGAGATAAGCCTGTTATCCCCGGGGTAGCTTTTATCCGTTGAGCGATGGCCCTTCCATGCGGAACCACCGGATCACTAAGCCCGACTTTCGTCCCTGCTCGACTTGTAGGTCTCGCAGTCAAGCTCCCTTGTGCCTTTACACTCTGCGAATGATTTCCAACCATTCTGAGGGAACCTTTGGGCGCCTCCGTTACTCTTTAGGAGGCGACCGCCCCAGTCAAACTGCCCACCTGACACTGTCTCCCACCCCGATAAGGGGTGCGGGTTAGAATTTCAATACAGCCAGGGTAGTATCCCACCGACGCCTCCACCGAAGCTGGCGCTCCGGTTTCTCAGGCTCCTACCTATCCTGTACAAGCTGTACCAAAATTCAATATCAGGCTACAGTAAAGCTCCACGGGGTCTTTCCGTCCTGTCGCGGGTAACCTGCATCTTCACAGGTACTATAATTTCACCGAGTCTCTCGTTGAGACAGTGCCCAGATCGTTACGCCTTTCGTGCGGGTCGGAACTTACCCGACAAGGAATTTCGCTACCTTAGGACCGTTATAGTTACGGCCGCCGTTTACTGGGGCTTCGATTCAGAGCTTCGCTTGCGCTAACCCCTCCTCTTAACCTTCCAGCACCGGGCAGGCGTCAGCCCCTATACTTCGCCTTGCGGCTTCGCAGAGACCTGTGTTTTTGCTAAACAGTCGCCTGGGCCTATTCACTGCGGCTCTTCGAGGCTATTCACCTCAAAAAGCACCCCTTCTCCCGAAGTTACGGGGTCATTTTGCCGAGTTCCTTAACGAGAGTTCTCTCGCTCACCTTAGGATTCTCTCCTCGCCTACCTGTGTCGGTTTGCGGTACGGGCACCTTTTATCTCGCTAGAGGCTTTTCTTGGCAGTGTGGAATCAGGAACTTCGGTACTATATTTCCCTCGCCATCACAGCTCAGCCTTTACGGTAAGCGGATTTTCCTACTTACCAGCCTAACTGCTTGGACGCGCATATCCAACAGCGCGCTTACCCTATCCTCCTGCGTCCCCCCATCACTCAAACGATAAAGAGGTGGTACAGGAATATCAACCTGTTGTCCATCGCCTACGCCTTTCGGCCTCGGCTTAGGTCCCGACTAACCCTGAGAGGACGAGCCTTCCTCAGGAAACCTTAGGCATACGGTGGACGGGATTCTCACCCGTCTTTCGCTACTCATACCGGCATTCTCACTTCTAAGCGCTCCACCAGTCCTTACGGTCTAGCTTCAACGCCCTTAGAACGCTCTCCTACCACTGACACCATACGGTGTCAATCCACAGCTTCGGTGTTACGTTTAGCCCCGGTACATTTTCGGCGCAGAGTCACTCGACCAGTGAGCTATTACGCACTCTTTAAATGGTGGCTGCTTCTAAGCCAACATCCTGGTTGTCTAAGCAACTCCACATCCTTTTCCACTTAACGTAAACTTTGGGACCTTAGCTGGTGGTCTGGGCTGTTTCCCTTTTGACTACGGATCTTATCACTCGCAGTCTGACTCCCACGGATAAGTCTTTGGCATTCGGAGTTTGTCTGAATTCGGTAACCCGATGAGGGCCCCTAGTCCAAACAGTGCTCTACCTCCAAGACTCTTACAACGTGAGGCTAGCCCTAAAGCTATTTCGGAGAGAACCAGCTATCTCCAAGTTCGATTGGAATTTCTCCGCTACCCACACCTCATCCCCGCACTTTTCAACGTGCGTGGGTTCGGGCCTCCATCCAGTGTTACCTGGACTTCACCCTGGACATGGGTAGATCACCTGGTTTCGGGTCTACGACCACATACTCAAACGCCCTATTCAGACTCGCTTTCGCTGCGGCTCCGTCTTTTCAACTTAACCTTGCATGTAATCGTAACTCGCCGGTTCATTCTACAAAAGGCACGCCATCACCCATGAACGGGCTCTGACTACTTGTAGGCACACGGTTTCAGGATCTTTTTCACTCCCCTTCCGGGGTGCTTTTCACCTTTCCCTCACGGTACTGGTTCACTATCGGTCACTAGGGAGTATTTAGCCTTGGGAGATGGTCCTCCCAGCTTCCGACCGGATTTCTCGTGTCCGGCCGTACTCAGGATCCACTCAGGAGGGAACGAAGTTTCAACTACAGGGTTTTTACCTTCTATGACGGACCTTTCCAGATCGCTTCATCTACCCCGTTCCTTTGTAACTCCATGTTGAGTGTCCTACAACCCCAAGAGGCAAGCCTCTTGGTTTGGGCTATGTCCCGTTTCGCTCGCCGCTACTCAGGGAATCGCGTTTGCTTTCTCTTCCTCCGGGTACTTAGATGTTTCAGTTCCCCGGGTCTGCCTTCAATACCCTATGTATTCAGGTAAAGATACTGCTCCATTACGAGCAGTGGGTTCCCCCATTCGGAAATCTCCGGATCAAAGCTTACTTACAGCTCCCCGAAGCATATCGGTGTTAGTCCCGTCCTTCATCGGCTCCTAGTGCCAAGGCATCCACCGTGCGCCCTTTCTAACTTAACCTAAAAGGTTATTTTCTTCTTAATTACTTAAGAGAGAAAAACTAATG from Neobacillus sp. CF12 encodes:
- the sigW gene encoding RNA polymerase sigma factor SigW, translating into MDALIKKRIKQVIKGDQDAFAEIVEIYSNSIYQLGYRMLGNRHEAEDVAQEAFIRAYVNIKSFNQDLKFSTWLFRIATNLCIDRIRKKKPDYYLDAEVSGTDGLTMYSQLSSNAPLPENELESLELQETVQKEILKLPEKYRSVIVLKYIEELSLNEISEILDMPLGTVKTRIHRGREALRQQLRYV
- the cdaA gene encoding diadenylate cyclase CdaA; protein product: MPFFEDFTLWKYLASIVDILLVSYVIYKLLNLIKGTKAVQLLKGIVVILLVRVVSEFFGLNTLSWLMQQAIDWGFLAIIIIFQPELRRALEQLGRGRFFSRSSGPDDEEQEKMVDAIVKATDYMAKRRIGALISIERETGMSDYIETGIPLDAKISSELLINIFIPNTPLHDGAVIIQKNNVAAAACYLPLSESPFISKELGTRHRAALGISEVTDSITVVVSEETGNISLTKNGELHRNLSLDGFKELISHDLIVTSTKDKQASSARWNWRGKNNG
- the rocF gene encoding arginase — its product is MRKLSIIGMPMDLGQMRRGVDMGPSAIRYAGINERLKPLFDEIHDMGDIPIGRPEVVIDKESNLRNLDLVSEKSTLLAEKVDEVIQSGSFPLVLGGDHSIAIGTLAGVSKHYKNLGVIWYDAHGDLNTAETSPSGNIHGMPLAASLGIGHRSLTDIGGYTPKVKPENVVIIGARALDEGEKILIKERGIKVYTMHEIDRLGMAQVIEETIAYLKERTDGVHLSLDLDGLDPNDAPGVGTPVMGGISYRESHLAMEMLEEAQIITSAEFVEVNPILDEKNKTARAAVELMGSLFGEKLL
- a CDS encoding CdaR family protein; its protein translation is MDKLMDNPWFIKILAILLAILLYSAVPNSGSKSNEINVPGGNTSEILADIPVKAYYDVENLVVTGVPETVEVTIEGPIPHVQSAKALKNFEVFVDITNAKIGNQKVKLEVSGLSDKLKATIKPDTVTVAIQEKVTTEFTVEAEFDNDLIKDGYSAGQPAVKPNKVKITGAKDVIDKITYVKAVLDGRNLLDTTVTKEAQVQVLDKELNKLDVIVEPETVEVTIPVKSNTKTVPINIIEKGTPQEGVTIESISLDVEEAVISADEDVLKETDNVRVEVDVSNITESTTLTLPVIISNGITKVTPETVKVTVVVNSEEEKTVSDIPINVEGLSEQYEAVINDPSNRVINLLVFGSGSIVNGLGSNNFTIFIDVTGLTEGEHNVPIQVNGPPNVNWKPDKSSANITITKDNA
- the glmM gene encoding phosphoglucosamine mutase — translated: MGKYFGTDGVRGVANSELTPELAFKLGRFGGFVLTKDKDRPKVLIGRDTRVSGHMLEGALVAGLLSIGAEVMRLGVISTPGVSYLTKALGAEAGVMISASHNPVADNGIKFFGPDGFKLSDEQELEIEELIDMDEDQLPRPVGAELGQVMDYFEGGQKYLQYLKNTVDEDFSGIHIALDCAHGATSSLATHLFADLDADISVMGASPNGININAGVGSTHPEALAVMLKEKGADVGLSFDGDGDRLIAIDEKGNIVDGDQIMFICGKYMKEQGRLKHSTIVSTVMSNLGFYKGLEVLGIQSVPTAVGDRYVVEEMKKNGFNLGGEQSGHIIFLDYNTTGDGLLTGLQLVNIMKSTKKKLSELAADMKKFPQKLVNVRVTDKHHVTDNEKVKAIIEQVEAEMNGNGRILVRPSGTEPLVRVMAEAPTEELCESYVDRIVSVVKAEMELKE
- a CDS encoding anti-sigma factor; translated protein: MKCNDEIVNLMHEYLDDEIDPPNEMILREHLKDCKDCETLFNEYKKTIAVVKGTSRMHAPPNFTAKVMASLPKEKKKVGMQRWLRNHPLIAAASLFLVLMLGSVFSTWNQEREFSVSKQENLLVQNDTVIVPAGEVVKGDVIVRNGTLKIEGEVQGDVTVINGEKYLASAGHVTGQIEEVNEVFDWIWYHMKKTAFDVIDIFNKNEE